The Haemorhous mexicanus isolate bHaeMex1 chromosome 5, bHaeMex1.pri, whole genome shotgun sequence genome contains a region encoding:
- the TMEM243 gene encoding transmembrane protein 243 has translation MEGFPARGYGTGGADNRPLFGETSARDRIINLVVGGLTTLLLVVTLISAFVFPQLPPKPVNVFFAFCISLCCISAGILIYWYRQGDLEPKFRNLIYYILFSIVMLCICANLYFHEVGK, from the exons ATGGAGGGATTCCCCGCCCGCGGGTACGGCACCGGCGGCGCGGACAACCGGCCGCTCTTCGGGGAGACCTCGGCCAGG gACAGAATCATCAATCTAGTTGTTGGTGGCTTAACAACCTTGCTGCTTGTA GTCACTCTAATCAGTGCTTTTGTCTTCCCACAACTACCTCCAAAACCTGTGAAtgtattttttgctttctgcatcTCCTTGTGTTGCATTTCTGCTGGCATTCTT ATCTACTGGTATCGACAAGGAGACCTGGAACCCAAATTTAGAAATCTAATTTACTACATATTGTTTTCTATTGTCATGTTATGTATATGTGCCAACCTGTACTTCCATGAAGTGGGTAAATGA